In one window of Acidovorax sp. HDW3 DNA:
- a CDS encoding VC_2705 family sodium/solute symporter, with amino-acid sequence MAEGVQGERAYLRRLHRTLALYVAGVLGFLGLMAWAEQRGLSRHWIGPIFLFFTVMVYAAIGVWGRTTDPEEYYVAGRRIPPMYNGMAAAADWMSAASFISLAGALYLQGFAGQPGQPGGLAYLLGWTGGFVLVALLIAPHLRAMNLYTIPDFFQQRFGGRWPRIIAALAAVLCSFTYVVAQIYGVGLIASRLTGVQFEIGIMLGLGGVLLCSFLGGMRAITWTQVAQYVVVLLAFLIPVSWLAYQQLGTPLATLVYGQQVARVAELEQQLLDDPAERAVVQAYLQRARNYEQRLHNVGVALEREREAARAHVRELRARNADVGQIVAASRELAALPRDEAQARAQWTREMYTYYERARPLGGLPRHSQAFAGNPDGTPQERADYQDTRRNFLALMFCLMVGTAGLPHLLTRYYTASSVAGARASVAWSVFFIALLYLSAPALAVLVKFEVMHNLVGSSFGELPNWIAQWARVDPALLSVEDVNGDGIVQFGEIHLGADLIMLATPELGGLPYVISGLVAAGGLAAALSTADGLLLTISNALVRDLYYQGRSGRRHSSAEQRVILTKFALMAVALAAAFVASLKPSDILPMVSASFSLAASAFVPAMVLGIFWRGTTRAGAVWGMLAGLGVALYYIVSHLPVVQMLTPSWLAWLWVQGLWWEIQPISAGVFGVPAGLAVTLLVSRITRPPPPLPRIRLEM; translated from the coding sequence ATGGCTGAAGGGGTGCAGGGCGAGCGCGCCTACCTGCGGCGCCTGCACCGCACCCTGGCGCTGTACGTGGCCGGGGTGTTGGGTTTTCTCGGCCTCATGGCCTGGGCCGAGCAGCGGGGGCTGTCGCGCCACTGGATCGGGCCCATTTTTCTTTTCTTCACGGTGATGGTGTACGCCGCCATCGGCGTCTGGGGGCGCACCACCGACCCTGAGGAGTACTACGTTGCCGGGCGGCGCATCCCGCCCATGTACAACGGCATGGCGGCGGCGGCCGACTGGATGAGCGCCGCCTCCTTCATCAGCCTGGCGGGCGCCCTGTACCTGCAGGGCTTTGCCGGCCAGCCCGGCCAGCCCGGGGGCCTGGCGTATTTGCTGGGCTGGACGGGGGGCTTTGTGCTGGTGGCGCTTCTCATTGCGCCGCACCTGCGCGCCATGAATCTCTACACCATCCCGGATTTTTTTCAGCAGCGCTTTGGCGGGCGCTGGCCGCGCATCATTGCCGCGCTGGCGGCGGTGCTGTGCTCGTTCACCTATGTGGTGGCGCAGATTTATGGCGTCGGCCTGATTGCCTCGCGCCTGACGGGGGTGCAGTTCGAGATCGGCATCATGCTCGGCCTGGGCGGGGTGCTGCTGTGCTCGTTCCTCGGGGGGATGCGCGCCATCACCTGGACGCAGGTGGCGCAGTACGTGGTCGTGCTGCTGGCGTTTTTGATCCCGGTGTCGTGGCTGGCCTACCAGCAGCTGGGCACGCCGCTGGCGACCTTGGTGTACGGCCAGCAGGTGGCGCGGGTGGCCGAGCTGGAGCAGCAGCTGCTCGATGACCCGGCCGAGCGCGCCGTGGTGCAGGCTTATTTGCAGCGTGCGCGCAACTACGAACAGCGCCTGCACAACGTGGGCGTGGCCCTGGAGCGCGAGCGCGAGGCGGCGCGTGCCCATGTGCGCGAATTGCGTGCGCGCAATGCCGATGTAGGTCAGATCGTTGCTGCCAGTCGCGAGCTGGCGGCGCTGCCGCGCGATGAGGCGCAGGCGCGGGCGCAGTGGACGCGTGAGATGTACACCTATTACGAGCGTGCCCGTCCCCTGGGCGGCCTGCCGCGCCACAGCCAGGCTTTTGCCGGCAACCCCGACGGCACGCCGCAGGAGCGCGCCGATTACCAGGACACGCGGCGCAACTTTCTGGCGCTGATGTTCTGCCTCATGGTCGGCACGGCGGGCCTGCCGCACCTGCTCACGCGCTACTACACCGCCAGTTCAGTCGCGGGGGCGCGCGCCTCGGTGGCCTGGTCGGTGTTCTTCATTGCCCTTTTGTACCTGAGCGCCCCGGCGCTGGCGGTGCTGGTCAAGTTTGAGGTCATGCACAACCTGGTGGGCAGCAGCTTTGGCGAGCTGCCCAACTGGATTGCGCAGTGGGCGCGGGTCGATCCGGCGCTGCTGTCGGTGGAGGACGTCAACGGCGACGGCATCGTGCAGTTTGGCGAGATTCACCTCGGCGCCGACCTCATCATGCTGGCCACGCCCGAGCTCGGCGGCCTGCCGTACGTGATCTCGGGGCTGGTGGCCGCTGGGGGCCTGGCAGCGGCGCTGTCCACCGCCGATGGCTTGCTGCTGACCATCAGCAACGCCCTGGTGCGCGACCTGTACTACCAGGGTCGCAGCGGGCGGCGCCATAGCTCGGCTGAGCAGCGGGTGATTTTGACCAAGTTTGCCCTCATGGCGGTGGCGCTGGCGGCGGCTTTTGTGGCCTCGCTCAAGCCGTCGGACATCTTGCCCATGGTCTCGGCCTCGTTCTCGCTGGCGGCCTCGGCCTTCGTGCCGGCCATGGTGCTGGGTATTTTTTGGCGCGGCACCACGCGCGCGGGCGCCGTCTGGGGCATGTTGGCGGGGCTGGGGGTGGCGCTGTACTACATCGTGTCGCATCTGCCGGTGGTGCAGATGCTCACGCCCAGCTGGCTCGCCTGGCTCTGGGTGCAGGGCCTGTGGTGGGAGATTCAACCGATCTCCGCCGGCGTCTTTGGCGTGCCGGCGGGGCTGGCGGTGACGCTGCTGGTCAGCCGCATCACGCGCCCGCCGCCGCCGCTGCCGCGCATCCGGCTGGAGATGTGA
- a CDS encoding FKBP-type peptidyl-prolyl cis-trans isomerase, protein MAFTTTASGLQYEDTVQGSGASAQAGAQVRVHYTGWLYNDGQQGAKFDSSRDRGDPFAFLLGAGMVIKGWDEGVQGMQVGGQRTLIIPASLGYGARGAGGVIPPHATLKFDVELLAV, encoded by the coding sequence ATGGCTTTCACCACCACCGCCTCGGGCCTGCAGTACGAAGACACCGTGCAAGGCAGCGGCGCCAGCGCCCAGGCCGGCGCCCAGGTGCGCGTGCACTACACCGGCTGGCTCTACAACGACGGCCAGCAAGGCGCCAAGTTCGACTCCAGCCGCGACCGGGGCGATCCGTTTGCCTTCCTGCTGGGCGCCGGCATGGTCATCAAGGGCTGGGACGAAGGCGTGCAGGGAATGCAAGTCGGTGGCCAGCGCACCCTCATCATCCCCGCCAGCCTGGGCTACGGTGCACGCGGCGCGGGCGGCGTCATTCCGCCGCACGCCACGCTCAAGTTCGACGTCGAACTGCTGGCGGTTTAA
- a CDS encoding helix-turn-helix domain-containing protein — MSAKENAAIHQLFEKLECRYALRVLWALRDGHPQTFRLLQDSVGGITPNTLNTRIKELREAGLLDHGSEGYTVTASGQDLLKRLSDLQAFATRWAAGRAKK; from the coding sequence ATGAGCGCCAAAGAAAACGCCGCCATCCACCAGCTGTTTGAAAAGCTCGAATGCCGTTATGCGCTGCGCGTGCTCTGGGCGCTGCGCGACGGCCACCCGCAAACCTTCCGCCTGCTGCAAGACAGCGTCGGCGGCATCACGCCCAACACGCTCAACACCCGCATCAAAGAGCTGCGCGAAGCGGGCCTGCTCGACCACGGCAGCGAGGGCTACACCGTCACCGCCAGCGGCCAGGACTTGCTCAAGCGCCTGTCGGATCTGCAGGCTTTTGCCACCCGCTGGGCCGCCGGCCGCGCCAAGAAGTAA
- a CDS encoding CaiB/BaiF CoA-transferase family protein — protein MSSRTSSLPLAGLRVVEFTHMVMGPTCGMVLADLGAEVIKVEPIEGDRTRHLLGAGAGFFPMFNRNKKSIAIDLRQSEGQAVARKLALSADVVLQNFKPGTLAKYGLDYAALSAENPRLIYVNHTGFLPGPYEHRTALDEVVQMMGGLAYMTGRPGDPLRAGTSVNDIMGGMFGAIGAMAALLQRGISGRGQEVDSALFENNVFLVGQHMLQYAITGEAAAPMPARISPWGVYDVFTVQGGEQIFLSAVSDVQWQTLCRILDWADLAADPQLASNNDRVRARPTLLPQLRQRLAERSATELAQLCEAHGLPYAPIGRPEQLYDDPHLNASGALADITLPDGERAGQTVRTPLFPLRLAGAHLPVRMDPPAKGAHTDALLQGLGYDAAQIEALRTAAAVA, from the coding sequence ATGTCCTCTCGCACTTCCTCCCTTCCCCTGGCCGGCCTGCGCGTGGTCGAATTCACGCACATGGTCATGGGCCCGACCTGCGGCATGGTGCTGGCCGACCTGGGGGCCGAGGTCATCAAGGTCGAGCCCATCGAGGGCGACCGCACGCGCCACCTGCTGGGCGCGGGCGCGGGCTTTTTCCCCATGTTCAACCGCAACAAGAAAAGCATCGCCATCGACCTGCGCCAGAGCGAAGGCCAGGCCGTGGCGCGCAAGCTCGCGCTGTCGGCGGACGTGGTGCTGCAAAACTTCAAGCCCGGTACCCTGGCCAAGTACGGGCTCGATTACGCCGCCCTGAGCGCCGAGAACCCGCGCCTGATCTACGTGAACCACACGGGGTTTTTGCCCGGCCCCTACGAGCACCGCACGGCGCTCGACGAGGTGGTGCAGATGATGGGCGGCCTGGCCTACATGACGGGCCGCCCCGGCGACCCGCTGCGCGCGGGTACCAGCGTGAACGACATCATGGGCGGCATGTTCGGCGCCATTGGCGCCATGGCGGCGCTGCTGCAGCGCGGCATCAGCGGGCGCGGGCAGGAGGTGGATTCGGCGCTGTTCGAGAACAATGTCTTTCTGGTCGGCCAGCACATGCTGCAGTACGCCATCACCGGCGAGGCGGCGGCGCCCATGCCCGCGCGCATCTCGCCCTGGGGTGTGTACGACGTGTTCACGGTGCAGGGTGGCGAGCAGATTTTTCTCTCTGCCGTGAGCGATGTGCAGTGGCAAACCCTGTGCCGTATTCTGGATTGGGCCGATCTTGCTGCCGACCCGCAGCTCGCCAGCAACAACGACCGCGTGCGCGCCCGCCCGACGCTGCTGCCACAGCTGCGCCAGCGCCTGGCCGAGCGCAGCGCAACCGAGCTGGCGCAGCTGTGCGAGGCCCATGGCCTGCCCTACGCCCCCATTGGCCGCCCCGAGCAGCTCTACGACGACCCGCACCTCAACGCCAGCGGCGCCCTGGCCGACATCACCCTGCCCGACGGCGAGCGCGCCGGCCAGACGGTGCGCACACCCTTGTTCCCGCTGCGCCTGGCCGGCGCGCACCTGCCCGTGCGCATGGACCCACCGGCCAAGGGTGCGCACACCGACGCGCTGCTGCAGGGCCTGGGTTACGACGCCGCGCAAATCGAGGCCCTGCGCACGGCTGCCGCCGTGGCTTGA
- a CDS encoding ketopantoate reductase family protein, whose product MHRSHPPFFAVFGAGAVGCYFGALLARAGYPLQLIGRAAHVQAIATHGLRLQTATEDVHIPLAASTEARAAAQADVVLLCVKATDTESAAQQLAPHLRPGAVVLCLQNGVDNAERVRAVLGPAHPVWPAVVYVATAMAGPGHVQHLGRCELVLPDASACAAIAPWLQQAGIAVALSDQVAGTLWAKLVVNCAYNALSAIVQQPYGWLLQQDGAPALLAQLVAECQAVAQAEGVPLPADLPARVQAIAQTMPAQKSSTAQDLARGRESEIEHLNGYVVRRAAAHGLTAPANQALLVLVRMLQARQKLLN is encoded by the coding sequence ATGCATCGCTCCCACCCCCCTTTCTTTGCCGTCTTCGGCGCCGGCGCCGTCGGCTGCTACTTTGGCGCCCTGTTGGCGCGCGCCGGCTACCCGCTGCAGCTCATTGGCCGCGCCGCCCACGTGCAGGCGATTGCCACGCACGGCCTGCGCCTGCAAACGGCGACCGAGGATGTGCACATCCCCCTGGCCGCCAGCACCGAGGCGCGCGCCGCCGCCCAGGCCGATGTGGTGCTGCTGTGCGTCAAGGCCACCGACACCGAATCAGCTGCGCAGCAGCTGGCGCCGCACCTGCGCCCCGGCGCCGTGGTGCTGTGCCTGCAAAACGGCGTCGATAACGCCGAGCGCGTGCGCGCCGTGCTGGGGCCGGCACACCCGGTCTGGCCGGCGGTGGTGTACGTCGCCACGGCCATGGCCGGGCCCGGCCATGTACAGCATTTGGGCCGCTGCGAACTGGTGCTGCCCGACGCCAGCGCCTGCGCCGCCATCGCCCCCTGGCTGCAGCAGGCGGGGATTGCCGTGGCGTTGTCCGACCAGGTGGCGGGCACGCTTTGGGCCAAGCTGGTGGTCAACTGCGCCTACAACGCGCTCTCGGCCATCGTGCAGCAGCCCTATGGCTGGCTCCTGCAGCAAGACGGCGCACCGGCGCTGCTGGCGCAGCTGGTGGCCGAATGCCAGGCCGTGGCCCAGGCCGAGGGCGTGCCGCTGCCCGCCGACCTGCCTGCGCGCGTGCAGGCGATTGCGCAGACCATGCCGGCGCAAAAATCGTCCACCGCGCAAGACCTGGCGCGCGGGCGCGAGAGCGAGATCGAGCACCTCAATGGCTACGTTGTGCGCCGCGCCGCCGCCCATGGCCTGACGGCGCCGGCAAACCAGGCCCTATTGGTACTGGTGCGGATGCTGCAAGCACGCCAGAAACTATTAAATTGA
- a CDS encoding DUF3617 domain-containing protein, translated as MRTPLFLSSFSAPAPLLALPLVVLLALGSSVQAQTLQPGLWEFQHQNPSAQQSGGNAMAERMAQMREQLKNMPPESRKMMEQQMAAQGVALDGNGGLRVCISPEQAQQAPIREGQREGQCTYSQVRHSGNTWKGHVRCQEPASEGDFTTTLYGPEHFVTEAVVTSKEHGRMAMKTEARRLGSDCGALSKKPAAGQ; from the coding sequence ATGCGTACCCCGCTCTTCCTGTCCTCGTTTTCCGCCCCGGCCCCGCTCCTGGCTTTGCCCCTGGTTGTGCTCCTGGCGCTGGGCAGCAGCGTTCAGGCGCAAACCTTGCAGCCGGGGCTGTGGGAGTTTCAGCACCAAAACCCAAGTGCGCAGCAGTCCGGCGGCAACGCCATGGCCGAGCGCATGGCGCAGATGCGCGAGCAGCTCAAAAACATGCCACCCGAATCGCGCAAGATGATGGAGCAGCAAATGGCGGCCCAGGGCGTAGCGCTCGACGGCAACGGTGGCCTGCGCGTGTGCATCAGCCCCGAGCAGGCGCAGCAGGCCCCCATCCGCGAGGGCCAGCGCGAAGGCCAGTGCACCTACAGCCAGGTGCGCCACAGCGGCAATACCTGGAAGGGCCATGTGCGCTGCCAGGAGCCGGCGAGCGAGGGCGATTTCACCACCACCCTCTACGGCCCCGAGCACTTCGTCACCGAGGCGGTGGTGACGAGCAAGGAGCATGGCCGCATGGCGATGAAGACCGAGGCACGCCGGCTCGGCAGCGACTGCGGGGCGTTGAGCAAAAAGCCGGCGGCCGGGCAGTGA
- a CDS encoding MerR family transcriptional regulator, which yields MKIGELAERTGLAPSRIRFYERIGLLKAVERQANGYRSYPDDAVLVLKLIAAGQNAGFSLEELRTLLPSDLASWEHGTLLQTLRRKVQDIEALQAQLAQSKAHLVELMAQIEAKPEDMDCAANARRWLSEMQLAGAEGTPTPWTRRRS from the coding sequence ATGAAAATTGGAGAACTGGCGGAGCGCACTGGCCTGGCGCCCTCGCGCATTCGCTTCTATGAGCGGATCGGCCTGCTCAAGGCGGTTGAACGCCAGGCCAATGGCTACCGCAGCTATCCCGACGATGCGGTTCTGGTGCTCAAGCTGATCGCAGCTGGGCAGAACGCGGGCTTCAGCCTGGAGGAACTGCGCACGCTGCTGCCCAGCGACCTCGCCAGCTGGGAGCACGGCACCCTGCTCCAGACGCTGCGCCGCAAAGTGCAGGACATCGAGGCGCTGCAAGCACAGCTCGCACAAAGCAAGGCCCACCTGGTCGAACTGATGGCGCAGATCGAAGCCAAGCCCGAGGACATGGATTGCGCCGCCAACGCCCGGCGTTGGTTGTCAGAGATGCAACTGGCAGGGGCCGAAGGCACCCCGACGCCCTGGACTCGCCGGCGCAGTTAG
- a CDS encoding NAD-dependent epimerase/dehydratase family protein, translated as MQTILGANGQIATELARELKRRYTDEVRLVSRTPRKVNAADSLVSANLLDVQQTLEAVKGSRIVYFTAGLPPDTELWEMQFPTMLKNALDAARATGARFAYFDNTYMYPQDARLQTEEAPFAPVGRKGKVRAAMASMVLDEMARGEIPVLIGRAPEFYGPGKTQSFTNALVIEKLQAGKKPLVPVRDDTRRTLIWTPDASRALAALGNAPDAFGQTWHLPCCDERLTYREFVAMASEIGEREFAYKVIGQWALTAAGLFRKEAREIRELLPRYRQDNLFDSTKFKRRFPEFGVTTYRQGLELIWRGAAGT; from the coding sequence ATGCAGACGATATTGGGGGCCAACGGCCAGATCGCCACAGAGCTGGCGAGGGAGCTCAAGCGTAGATACACCGACGAGGTGCGGCTGGTGAGCCGCACGCCGCGCAAGGTCAACGCTGCCGACAGCCTGGTGTCTGCCAACCTGCTCGATGTGCAGCAGACCTTGGAGGCAGTCAAGGGCAGCCGCATCGTCTACTTCACCGCTGGCCTGCCGCCGGACACGGAACTGTGGGAGATGCAGTTCCCGACGATGCTCAAGAACGCCCTCGATGCGGCCCGCGCCACAGGTGCGCGCTTTGCGTATTTCGACAACACGTACATGTACCCGCAGGATGCGCGGCTGCAGACGGAGGAGGCGCCCTTCGCTCCGGTCGGCCGCAAGGGCAAGGTGCGTGCCGCGATGGCGTCCATGGTGCTCGATGAAATGGCGCGGGGCGAGATTCCCGTGCTCATCGGCCGTGCCCCCGAGTTCTACGGCCCGGGCAAGACGCAGAGCTTTACCAACGCGCTGGTGATCGAAAAGCTCCAGGCCGGTAAGAAGCCGCTGGTGCCGGTGCGCGACGACACGCGGCGCACGCTGATCTGGACGCCGGACGCGAGCCGCGCGCTGGCGGCACTGGGCAATGCGCCCGATGCGTTCGGGCAGACCTGGCACCTGCCGTGCTGCGACGAGCGCCTGACGTACCGGGAATTCGTCGCCATGGCCAGCGAGATAGGGGAGCGGGAGTTCGCCTACAAGGTCATTGGCCAGTGGGCACTGACCGCCGCCGGGCTGTTCCGGAAAGAGGCGCGCGAGATCCGCGAGCTGCTGCCCCGCTACCGGCAGGACAACCTGTTCGACTCCACGAAGTTCAAGCGCCGGTTTCCAGAATTCGGGGTAACCACGTACCGGCAGGGCCTGGAGCTGATCTGGCGGGGCGCAGCGGGCACATAG
- a CDS encoding trans-acting enoyl reductase family protein, producing MVITKNTQPLRWMIYGANGYTGELIAREAVRRGLTPVLAGRRRESIEPLARTLGLEAQAFGLDDATVLAAQLRDHALVLNCAGPFSATAAPMMAACLRAGAHYLDITGEIAVFELAQSLDARARDAGVVLCPGVGFDVIPTDCVAAALKEALPDATHLALGFDSRSGFSPGTAKTSVEGLAQGGKVRQDGKIITVPLAHEVRRIDFGDGEKEAMSIPWGDVSTAFYSTGIPNVRVFIPGAPSMIANARRANYIRPLLGWPWVQKLIKARIAQTVKGPSEEQRAQMPTFVWGEARNARGEKKTARIRTANGYSLTITGALAVVEHLMAARPAGGAYTPSRLVGADLVARLPGSGPLQIA from the coding sequence ATGGTAATCACAAAAAACACCCAGCCCCTGCGCTGGATGATCTATGGCGCCAACGGCTACACCGGGGAACTCATCGCCCGCGAAGCAGTGCGGCGCGGGCTCACGCCGGTGCTGGCGGGCCGCCGGCGCGAAAGCATCGAACCGCTGGCACGCACCCTCGGGCTGGAGGCGCAAGCCTTCGGCCTCGACGACGCCACGGTGCTGGCGGCACAGCTGCGTGACCACGCGCTGGTGCTGAACTGCGCCGGCCCGTTTTCCGCCACCGCCGCGCCGATGATGGCGGCCTGCCTGCGCGCCGGTGCGCACTACCTGGACATCACCGGCGAGATCGCCGTCTTCGAGTTGGCGCAGTCGCTCGATGCACGCGCGCGCGACGCGGGCGTGGTGCTGTGCCCCGGCGTGGGCTTCGATGTCATCCCCACCGACTGCGTGGCTGCGGCACTCAAGGAAGCGCTGCCCGATGCCACGCATCTCGCGCTGGGCTTCGATTCGCGTTCGGGCTTCTCGCCCGGCACGGCCAAGACCTCGGTCGAGGGCCTGGCCCAGGGCGGCAAGGTGCGCCAAGACGGCAAGATCATCACCGTGCCGCTGGCCCACGAGGTGCGCCGCATCGACTTCGGCGATGGCGAGAAGGAGGCCATGAGCATCCCCTGGGGCGATGTCTCCACCGCCTTCTACAGCACCGGCATTCCGAACGTACGGGTGTTCATTCCTGGCGCGCCCAGCATGATCGCCAACGCCCGGCGTGCCAACTACATCCGGCCGCTGCTGGGGTGGCCGTGGGTGCAAAAGCTCATCAAGGCACGCATCGCCCAAACGGTGAAGGGCCCCAGCGAGGAACAGCGCGCACAGATGCCCACCTTCGTCTGGGGCGAGGCCCGCAATGCGCGCGGGGAGAAGAAGACTGCACGCATCCGCACCGCCAATGGCTATAGCCTGACCATCACCGGCGCACTGGCCGTGGTGGAGCACCTGATGGCGGCCCGGCCCGCAGGTGGCGCCTACACGCCGTCCCGGCTGGTGGGGGCCGACCTGGTGGCGCGCCTGCCAGGATCGGGGCCGCTACAGATAGCGTAG